A genome region from Silene latifolia isolate original U9 population unplaced genomic scaffold, ASM4854445v1 scaffold_346, whole genome shotgun sequence includes the following:
- the LOC141639342 gene encoding uncharacterized protein LOC141639342: MQCSLPCLSDPGTFSKPIFVDNQLISKGKFEAVKGTPFDFLKPRTVGSRINKLSGGYDINYVIDVTKTQAVLNQVAIVKEKKLGRVMQLQANKPGVQFYMSNTLSNVTGKGGYVYGNNAALCLETETQGFFYAVNHPNFPLVMATLGETYKHVMLFKFSTIS, from the coding sequence ATGCAATGCTCGCTCCCTTGTCTCTCCGATCCTGGTACCTTTTCTAAACCAATTTTTGTTGATAATCAGCTCATTTCGAAAGGCAAATTTGAGGCCGTTAAGGGAACCCCCTTTGACTTCCTCAAGCCTCGCACAGTTGGAAGCCGAATTAACAAACTATCTGGTGGATATGACATAAATTATGTGATTGATGTTACTAAGACCCAAGCTGTATTGAACCAGGTTGCTATAGTTAAGGAGAAAAAATTAGGGAGAGTTATGCAGTTGCAGGCTAACAAGCCCGGAGTCCAGTTTTATATGAGTAATACTCTCTCGAATGTTACAGGTAAAGGAGGGTATGTGTATGGAAATAATGCCGCGCTCTGCTTGGAAACTGAAACTCAGGGGTTTTTTTATGCGGTGAATCATCCTAATTTTCCTTTAGTCATGGCCACTCTAGGGGAGACTTATAAGCATGTTATGCTCTTTAAGTTTTCTACAATAAGTTAA